A single region of the Pseudomonas sp. PDM14 genome encodes:
- a CDS encoding peroxidase family protein: MSVWVTWPALTKLGTLGIFAGLIALSLERESLFKNNLFDVEDYPKANATITCDARSRVARTEDGTCNILSNPAEGSVYRRFGRNVNPNVTHGETDTLLKPNPRDVSNSLMARGEFKPAPSLNFIAASWIQFMIHDWVEHGPNVEANPIQVPLPAGDVLGSGTLSVRRTQPDPTRTAADAGKPMTYRNHNTHWWDGSQLYGSNKETNDKVRSFVDGKLKINADGSLPHELISGKPITGFNENWWVGLSMLHQLFTKEHNAIATMLKQKYPGQTDQWLYDHARLVNSALMAKIHTVEWTPAVIANPITERAMYANWWGLLGSGGARDKYQAEVRMLQEDLAKSDSFIKRILGFDPNGVGSSSIDHALSGIVGSTAPNNHGTPYSLTEEFVAVYRMHPLMRDKVDVYDIGSNLVSRSVPLQNTRDRDAENLLNVERPDRLWYSFGITNPGSLTLHNYPNFLRNLSIPLVGNIDLATIDVLRDRERGVPRYNEFRRQIGLKPITKFEDLTKDAATLAQLKRLYGNDIEKIDTLVGQLAETVRPDGFAFGETAFQIFIMNASRRLMTDRFYTKDYRPEIYTAEGLAWVENSTMVDVLKRHNPELNSSLVGVENAFKPWGLNIPADYQAWPAQGKVDNLWVNGALRTQYAAGQLPVIPPVDVGGLIGSVLWKKVQQTGDVAPAGYQKAMHPHGVMAKVKFVATAGNPYTGLFQGADHGLLRLSVAGDPNANGFQPGLGWKAFVDGKPSQNVSALYSLSGQGNNYNFFANELSQYVVPEVNDTLGTTLLFSAVSLKPTLLRVDDLAEVTQNGQAVAKPKAPTQIYFVPKAELRTRFSSAVHDFRNDLTTLTAGTKLYDVYATSAEIKTSIIPSLSRTYAQQRRSSAVKVGELELTTPMIASAFGDNGVFFKHQRNEDK, encoded by the coding sequence ATGTCTGTTTGGGTCACATGGCCGGCTTTAACCAAGCTCGGCACCCTGGGCATCTTCGCCGGCCTGATCGCGCTCAGCCTGGAGCGCGAATCGCTGTTCAAGAACAACCTGTTCGACGTGGAAGACTACCCAAAGGCCAACGCGACGATCACCTGTGACGCGCGAAGTCGTGTGGCGCGGACCGAGGACGGCACCTGCAACATCCTCTCGAACCCTGCCGAAGGCTCCGTCTACCGCCGCTTCGGCCGCAACGTGAACCCCAACGTCACCCATGGCGAAACCGACACGCTGCTCAAGCCCAACCCGCGTGACGTGAGTAACAGCCTGATGGCGCGCGGCGAGTTCAAGCCGGCGCCGAGCCTCAACTTCATCGCCGCCTCCTGGATCCAGTTCATGATCCACGACTGGGTCGAACACGGCCCGAACGTCGAAGCCAACCCGATCCAGGTACCGCTGCCGGCCGGCGACGTGCTCGGCAGCGGCACGCTGTCCGTGCGCCGCACCCAGCCCGATCCGACCCGTACCGCCGCCGATGCCGGCAAGCCGATGACCTACCGCAACCACAACACCCACTGGTGGGACGGTTCGCAGCTCTACGGCAGCAACAAGGAAACCAACGACAAGGTGCGTTCCTTCGTCGACGGCAAGCTGAAGATCAACGCCGACGGCAGCCTGCCGCACGAGCTGATCAGCGGCAAGCCGATCACCGGTTTCAACGAGAACTGGTGGGTCGGGCTGAGCATGCTGCACCAGCTGTTCACCAAGGAACACAACGCCATCGCCACGATGCTCAAGCAGAAGTATCCGGGGCAGACCGACCAGTGGCTGTACGACCACGCGCGCCTGGTCAACTCGGCGCTGATGGCCAAGATCCACACCGTGGAATGGACCCCTGCGGTGATCGCCAACCCGATCACCGAACGTGCCATGTACGCCAACTGGTGGGGCCTGCTGGGTTCCGGCGGCGCGCGTGACAAGTATCAGGCCGAAGTGCGCATGCTCCAGGAGGACCTGGCCAAGTCGGACTCCTTCATCAAACGCATCCTTGGTTTCGACCCCAATGGTGTCGGTAGCTCGTCTATCGACCACGCCCTCAGCGGCATCGTCGGTTCGACCGCACCGAACAACCACGGCACGCCGTACAGCCTCACCGAAGAGTTCGTCGCCGTGTACCGCATGCACCCGCTGATGCGCGACAAGGTCGACGTCTACGACATCGGCTCCAACCTGGTGTCGCGTTCCGTGCCGCTGCAGAACACCCGTGACCGCGACGCCGAGAATCTGCTCAACGTCGAGCGTCCAGACCGCCTGTGGTACTCGTTCGGCATCACCAACCCCGGTTCGCTGACGCTGCACAACTACCCGAACTTCCTGCGCAACCTGTCGATTCCGCTGGTCGGCAACATCGACCTGGCGACCATCGACGTGCTGCGTGATCGGGAGCGTGGCGTGCCGCGCTACAACGAGTTCCGCCGGCAGATCGGCCTCAAGCCGATCACCAAGTTCGAGGACCTGACCAAGGACGCGGCCACCCTGGCGCAGCTCAAGCGCCTGTACGGCAACGACATCGAGAAGATCGACACCCTGGTCGGCCAGCTCGCTGAAACCGTGCGCCCGGACGGCTTCGCCTTCGGCGAGACGGCGTTCCAGATCTTCATCATGAACGCCTCGCGCCGCCTGATGACCGACCGTTTCTACACCAAGGACTACCGCCCGGAGATCTACACCGCCGAAGGCCTGGCCTGGGTCGAGAACAGCACCATGGTCGACGTGCTCAAGCGCCACAACCCGGAGCTCAACAGCAGCCTGGTGGGCGTGGAGAACGCCTTCAAACCCTGGGGCCTGAACATCCCGGCGGACTACCAGGCCTGGCCGGCGCAGGGCAAGGTCGACAACCTGTGGGTCAACGGTGCGCTGCGCACCCAGTACGCCGCGGGCCAACTGCCGGTGATCCCGCCGGTGGACGTCGGTGGCCTGATCGGTTCGGTGCTGTGGAAGAAGGTCCAGCAGACCGGTGATGTCGCACCGGCGGGCTATCAGAAGGCCATGCACCCGCACGGCGTGATGGCCAAGGTGAAGTTCGTCGCCACCGCGGGCAACCCGTACACCGGGCTGTTCCAGGGCGCCGACCATGGCCTGCTGCGCCTGTCGGTAGCTGGCGATCCGAATGCCAACGGCTTCCAGCCGGGTCTGGGGTGGAAGGCCTTCGTCGATGGCAAGCCGTCGCAGAACGTCTCCGCGCTGTACAGCCTCAGCGGCCAGGGCAACAACTACAACTTCTTCGCCAACGAGCTTTCGCAGTACGTGGTGCCGGAAGTCAATGACACCCTGGGCACGACCCTGCTGTTCTCGGCGGTGAGCCTGAAACCGACCCTGCTGCGCGTCGACGACCTCGCCGAAGTGACGCAGAACGGCCAGGCCGTGGCCAAGCCGAAGGCGCCGACACAGATCTACTTCGTGCCGAAGGCCGAGCTGCGCACGCGTTTCTCCAGTGCCGTGCACGACTTCCGCAACGACCTGACCACGCTAACCGCCGGCACCAAGCTGTATGACGTGTACGCCACCTCGGCGGAGATCAAGACCTCGATCATCCCGTCGCTCAGCCGTACCTACGCCCAGCAGCGCCGCAGCAGTGCGGTGAAAGTCGGCGAGCTGGAGCTGACCACCCCAATGATCGCCTCCGCATTCGGCGACAACGGCGTGTTCTTCAAGCACCAGCGCAACGAAGACAAGTAA
- a CDS encoding LuxR C-terminal-related transcriptional regulator translates to MDDRKSSAAMPPGFAREQLLELLSHCEQFPLTLLLAPAGSGKSTLLAHWQAGDTLRTVAYYPVQARDNDPVRFFRRLAECIRGQVEDFDISWFNPFGGEMHQAPEAVGEYLADALDRIDGGLYIVLDDLQHISQPTILDVLSAMLERLSSSTRVILSSRNHPGFSLSRLKLENKLLCIDQHDLRLSAGQIQQLNAHLGGPSLSATYVDNLMAMTEGWMAGVKVALLAYARFGTIALERFNGSQPEIVDYFGHVVLKRLSPHLREFFLCSAIFERFDGDLCDHVLGRSGSALLLEDIAARELFMLPVENQAGWYRYHALLHDFLGKRLAVEQPQRIGPLNQRAAQWFLQRGDFEQALLHAQRCGEPALFLQMLEDACEQWVRIGYFADVLKWLEPLPEAELFARPRLLVPMIYALTLSRRFHQARYCLDELFARAAAEPTVDEPTRRLLALNLELFQFDLGFVPGERWASLLQPGVPPNIRALTLTLLSYHHLMNARLERAIHMAMEAKALLAQIGQSFLESYADLIIALCNRNAGRATSARKDVCNDYQRTERSSPAWVNRATAMVVALYEQNQLAAAQQLCEDLMAVVSSSSATEAIATVHITLSRLLYRRQSHGRAGRLLEQLSRVLQLGNYERFASQVAQESMRQAFLAGRPAALDSLAQRLGIEERLAAGEWERARPYDECWERYGLAAVYWLVMRGAQPRASRILNVLAQSLRQSEMKARALVVEANLLVFGSPQQGKDDQLRALLQLVERFGIVNINRSVFDEAPGFAEAVLGLLQSGLLEIPENYRATYAEFLMAESAAPAPLPDIASLLTGKEVEIFDCLRSGLSNTEISARTGIALSTTKWHLKNIYSKLNVSSRTEAILAMLPRS, encoded by the coding sequence ATGGATGACCGCAAGTCGTCTGCCGCCATGCCTCCGGGTTTTGCGCGGGAGCAATTGCTGGAGCTGCTCAGCCACTGCGAGCAGTTCCCCCTGACGCTGCTGCTCGCGCCCGCGGGCTCCGGCAAGTCCACGCTGCTGGCCCACTGGCAGGCCGGGGACACCCTGCGCACCGTCGCCTACTACCCGGTGCAGGCCCGCGACAATGACCCCGTGCGCTTCTTTCGCCGCCTCGCCGAGTGCATTCGCGGCCAGGTCGAAGACTTCGACATTTCCTGGTTCAACCCCTTCGGCGGCGAGATGCACCAGGCACCCGAGGCGGTTGGTGAGTACCTGGCCGACGCCCTGGACCGCATCGACGGTGGCCTCTACATCGTCCTCGACGATCTGCAGCACATCAGCCAGCCGACCATTCTCGATGTGCTCTCGGCGATGCTCGAACGCCTGTCCTCGAGTACCCGGGTGATCCTCTCCAGTCGCAACCACCCCGGCTTTTCCCTGAGCCGGCTGAAGCTGGAAAACAAGCTGCTGTGCATCGACCAGCATGACCTGCGCCTGTCCGCCGGGCAGATCCAGCAGCTCAATGCGCACCTTGGCGGGCCGAGCCTGAGCGCGACCTACGTCGACAACCTGATGGCCATGACCGAGGGCTGGATGGCCGGGGTCAAGGTCGCGCTACTGGCCTATGCGCGCTTCGGCACCATTGCCCTCGAGCGCTTCAATGGCAGCCAGCCGGAGATCGTCGACTACTTCGGCCATGTGGTGCTCAAGCGCCTGTCACCGCACCTGCGCGAGTTTTTCCTGTGCAGTGCGATCTTCGAGCGCTTCGACGGCGATCTCTGCGACCACGTGCTCGGCCGCAGCGGCTCGGCGCTGCTGCTGGAGGATATCGCCGCCCGCGAACTGTTCATGCTGCCGGTGGAAAACCAGGCCGGCTGGTACCGCTATCACGCGCTGCTGCACGATTTTCTCGGCAAGCGTCTGGCGGTCGAGCAGCCGCAGCGCATCGGCCCGCTGAACCAGCGGGCGGCGCAGTGGTTCCTGCAGCGCGGCGATTTCGAGCAGGCGCTGCTGCATGCCCAGCGCTGCGGCGAGCCGGCGCTGTTCCTGCAGATGCTCGAGGATGCCTGCGAGCAGTGGGTGCGCATCGGCTACTTCGCCGATGTGCTCAAGTGGCTGGAGCCGCTGCCCGAGGCCGAGCTGTTCGCCCGCCCGCGCCTGCTGGTGCCGATGATCTATGCGCTGACCCTGTCGCGGCGCTTCCACCAGGCGCGCTACTGCCTGGACGAGTTGTTCGCCCGCGCTGCCGCCGAGCCGACCGTGGACGAGCCGACGCGCCGGCTGCTGGCGCTGAACCTGGAGCTGTTCCAGTTCGACCTCGGCTTCGTCCCGGGCGAGCGCTGGGCGTCGCTGCTGCAGCCCGGCGTGCCACCGAACATCCGCGCACTGACGTTGACGCTGCTGTCCTACCACCACCTGATGAACGCGCGCCTGGAGCGGGCCATCCACATGGCCATGGAAGCCAAGGCATTGCTGGCGCAGATCGGCCAGAGCTTCCTGGAAAGTTACGCCGACCTGATCATCGCCCTGTGCAACCGCAACGCCGGGCGCGCCACCAGTGCGCGCAAGGATGTGTGCAATGACTACCAGCGCACCGAACGCTCCTCGCCGGCCTGGGTCAACCGGGCTACGGCCATGGTGGTGGCGCTGTACGAGCAGAACCAGCTCGCGGCGGCGCAGCAGCTGTGCGAGGACCTGATGGCGGTGGTCAGTTCGTCGTCGGCCACCGAGGCCATCGCCACGGTGCACATCACCCTGTCGCGCCTGCTCTACCGGCGTCAGTCCCATGGCCGCGCCGGGCGCCTGCTGGAGCAGCTGTCGCGGGTGCTGCAGCTGGGCAACTACGAGCGCTTCGCCAGCCAGGTCGCGCAGGAAAGCATGCGCCAGGCCTTCCTCGCCGGGCGTCCGGCGGCGCTCGATAGCCTGGCCCAGCGCCTCGGCATCGAAGAGCGCTTGGCGGCCGGGGAGTGGGAGCGCGCGCGGCCCTATGACGAGTGCTGGGAGCGCTACGGCCTGGCTGCGGTGTACTGGCTGGTGATGCGTGGCGCGCAGCCGCGCGCCAGTCGCATCCTCAACGTGCTGGCGCAGTCGTTGCGCCAGAGCGAGATGAAGGCCCGTGCGCTGGTGGTCGAAGCCAACCTGCTGGTGTTCGGCTCGCCGCAACAAGGCAAGGACGACCAACTGCGTGCGCTGCTGCAACTGGTGGAGCGCTTTGGCATCGTCAACATCAACCGCTCGGTGTTCGACGAGGCGCCAGGCTTTGCCGAGGCGGTGCTCGGCCTGCTGCAATCCGGCCTGCTGGAAATTCCGGAGAACTACCGTGCGACCTACGCCGAGTTCCTCATGGCCGAAAGCGCCGCGCCGGCGCCACTGCCGGACATCGCCAGCCTGCTCACGGGCAAGGAGGTGGAGATCTTCGACTGCCTGCGCAGCGGCCTGTCCAACACCGAGATCAGCGCGCGCACCGGTATCGCCCTGTCGACCACCAAGTGGCACCTGAAGAACATCTACTCGAAGCTCAACGTCTCCAGCCGCACCGAAGCCATCCTCGCCATGCTGCCACGCAGCTGA
- a CDS encoding type II secretion system protein N yields MTASGIRLPGWLHRHGVSILFLLGVCAMSLSLSWQTLDLVRLLRSPAPAPTESSASAQQQPIVVESLQGLFGTPLQQRGDQQAPATTLQLTLLGSFVSPDSQRSTAIVLVAGGKPKRLAIGDEISDGVRLQAVHQDHVVLSRNGRDESLRFPRQRNVAPVQQQNAPDELLPPTAEQLEQLQGEDVQLLQQRMELLRQQMEGDGSVPPPADAPEDEITQ; encoded by the coding sequence TTGACCGCATCAGGCATCCGCCTTCCTGGCTGGCTGCATCGCCACGGCGTGTCCATCCTGTTTCTGCTCGGCGTCTGCGCCATGAGCCTGAGTCTGTCGTGGCAGACGCTGGATCTCGTGCGCCTGTTGCGCAGCCCCGCCCCCGCTCCCACCGAATCCTCCGCCAGCGCCCAGCAGCAACCCATCGTCGTGGAATCCCTGCAGGGCCTGTTCGGCACGCCGCTGCAGCAGCGCGGCGACCAGCAGGCCCCGGCCACCACCCTGCAGCTGACCCTGCTCGGCAGCTTCGTCAGCCCGGACAGCCAGCGCTCCACCGCCATCGTCCTGGTCGCTGGCGGCAAGCCCAAGCGCCTGGCCATCGGCGATGAAATCAGCGACGGCGTGCGCCTGCAGGCCGTGCATCAGGATCATGTGGTCCTCAGCCGCAACGGTCGCGATGAGAGCCTGCGCTTCCCCCGCCAGCGCAACGTTGCGCCGGTACAGCAACAGAACGCGCCAGACGAGCTGCTGCCACCGACCGCCGAACAGCTTGAGCAACTGCAGGGCGAAGACGTCCAGCTCCTGCAGCAGCGCATGGAACTTCTCCGTCAACAAATGGAAGGCGACGGCAGCGTGCCGCCGCCAGCCGACGCACCCGAAGACGAAATCACCCAATGA